From a region of the Helianthus annuus cultivar XRQ/B chromosome 5, HanXRQr2.0-SUNRISE, whole genome shotgun sequence genome:
- the LOC110940654 gene encoding uncharacterized protein LOC110940654 isoform X2, translating into MAMLIFSRTPTVTDRRRSVSLTPVRSSSPPTVRFSTLNTVASSNGVKTTGAAVIWYKSDLRVDDHPALFAASKHSTVVPLYVFDHRILRDFNEEFFELLLFAVKDLRDSLKDLGSNLMIRFGKTESVIQDLVKEVRAANVYTQEEVEYDSRLVIDKVRENLGDVFFEKDFPKVSLWSTPFYDIKNMMDLPLSYDEFQRLKLPVLSPLSAPNLPGVVPDLEWGPLPTLNDLKEFMDESPYKLKDSWSLIKNTSAEYVLQNDRILMSGGVANSQGSLNSVASQIKKKKLKKSAFITKQGNFVGGGTSDVLNALAAYLKYFEGTARDDWQELHERLRNAETREGASFGILFGPVLQLGVVSRRRVYNEAIKYEKDRNGGFLSPFGYSCFTIASVADHVCSREWYHILASRSQVDSTERYSTRYWRWKGHLIQYAVMGGEGPAILLVHGFGAFLEHYRDNITDIVEGGNRVWAITLVGFGRSEKPNVVYTELMWAELLRNFIIDVVGEPVHLVGNSFGGYFVSIVAGLWPALAKSVVLLNSAGHYIPGYSSVPPSKERKTTGIAWLGARGLSFYLRLSFRNLVKRCYPTKTDRADKGLLNEMVRASYDPGVLVVLESIFTFDPSIPLNYLLKGFKRKVLIIQGMKDPISDSKTKVTVVKKHFKEIAIKELDAGHCPHDELPEEVNSIIREWVINIESEPEILKQTAKDGSRIAAT; encoded by the exons ATGGCGATGCTTATCTTCTCCCGCACTCCAACTGTCACAGATCGCCGCCGCTCCGTTTCACTCACTCCCGTCCGATCTTCTTCTCCGCCAACCGTCAGATTTTCCACTCTGAACACCGTTGCAAGTTCCAATGGGGTAAAAACCACAGGTGCCGCAGTTATTTGGTACAAAAGCGATCTTCGTGTTGATGATCATCCAGCTCTATTTGCAGCTTCTAAACACTCGACGGTTGTTCCGCTGTATGTCTTCGATCACCGGATTCTTCGCG ACTTCAATGAGGAATTCTTTGAGCTTCTGCTGTTTGCTGTGAAGGATCTGAGAGATTCGTTAAAGGATTTGGGATCTAATCTGATGATCAGGTTCGGGAAGACGGAATCTGTTATTCAAGATCTTGTAAAAGAG GTTAGGGCTGCCAATGTTTACACACAAGAAGAAGTGGAATATGACTCGCGGTTGGTGATTGATAAAGTTAGAGAAAATTTAGGAGATGTgttttttgaaaaagattttcctAAAGTATCGCTATGGAGTACTCCTTTTTATGATATAAAG AATATGATGGACCTTCCATTGTCATATGACGAGTTTCAACGATTAAAGCTGCCTGTGCTTTCGCCCCTTTCAGCCCCAAATTTACCTGGTGTGGTGCCAGATTTGGAATGGG GTCCTCTACCGACACTTAATGATTTGAAGGAGTTTATGGATGAAAGTCCATACAAGCTAAAAGATAGCTGGAGTTTGATCAAGAACACTTCTGCTGAATATGTACTGCAGAATGATAGGATTCTTATGTCAGGTGGTGTGGCTAACAGTCAGGGCAGTTTGAACTCCGTTGCTTCTCAAATCAAGAAAAAGAAATTGAAAAAATCAGCATTTATAACAAAACAAGGAAATTTTGTTGGAGGTGGAACTAGTGATGTGCTTAATGCATTGGCTGCATATTTGAAATATTTTGAGGGTACCGCACGGGATGATTGGCAGGA ATTGCATGAAAGATTACGTAATGCTGAAACCCGTGAAGGAGCTTCATTTGGTATCCTTTTTGGACCTGTCCTTCAGCTTGGAGTCGTCTCTAGAAGAAGAGTATATAATGAGGCCATTAAGTATGAGAAAGACCGAAATGGTGGATTCCTGTCACCCTTTGGTTACTCATGCTTCACTATAGCTTCAGTAGCTGATCATGTTTGCTCAAGAGAG TGGTATCATATTTTGGCTTCAAGAAGTCAAGTGGATTCCACCGAAAGATATTCTACTCGTTACTGGAGGTGGAAAGGTCATCTAATACAG TATGCTGTTATGGGTGGTGAAGGTCCTGCTATCCTTCTTGTACATGGTTTCGGTGCGTTTTTGGAGCATTACCGTGACAATATTACTGACATAGTTGAAGGTGGCAACCGGGTTTGGGCCATCACACTTGTCGGTTTTGGCAGATCAGAGAAACCAAATGTTGTATACACTGAACTTATGTGGGCTGAGTTACTAAGAAATTTTATAATTGATGTTGTTGGGGAACCGGTTCATCTTGTTGGGAACTCGTTTGGAG GCTATTTTGTATCTATTGTTGCTGGCTTGTGGCCTGCTTTAGCTAAGTCTGTGGTGCTCTTAAATAGTGCTGGCCATTATATTCCAGGATATTCTTCTGTACCTCCTTCTAAG GAAAGGAAAACTACAGGGATTGCATGGTTAGGTGCCAGGGGACTTTCATTCTACCTGAGACTGAGCTTTAGGAATTTAGTAAAGCGTTGCTACCCGACT AAAACAGACCGTGCTGATAAAGGGCTCCTCAATGAGATGGTAAGGGCA TCATATGACCCTGGTGTTCTGGTGGTCCTTGAAAGCATCTTCACTTTTGATCCTTCAATCCCTTTGAATTATCTACTCAAAGGATTCAAGAGAAAGGTCCTTATTATCCAG GGCATGAAAGACCCAATATCAGATTCGAAGACCAAAGTAACTGTTGTTAAGAAACACTTTAAAGAAATTGCAATTAAGGAGCTAGATGCAG GCCACTGCCCCCATGATGAGCTACCAGAGGAAGTTAACTCCATCATCCGCGAATGGGTGATCAATATTGAAAGTGAGCCCGAGATTTTGAAACAAACAGCCAAAGATGGAAGCCGAATTGCAGCAACCTGA
- the LOC110940654 gene encoding uncharacterized protein LOC110940654 isoform X1 — translation MAMLIFSRTPTVTDRRRSVSLTPVRSSSPPTVRFSTLNTVASSNGVKTTGAAVIWYKSDLRVDDHPALFAASKHSTVVPLYVFDHRILRDFNEEFFELLLFAVKDLRDSLKDLGSNLMIRFGKTESVIQDLVKEVVTLKFGLEQVRAANVYTQEEVEYDSRLVIDKVRENLGDVFFEKDFPKVSLWSTPFYDIKNMMDLPLSYDEFQRLKLPVLSPLSAPNLPGVVPDLEWGPLPTLNDLKEFMDESPYKLKDSWSLIKNTSAEYVLQNDRILMSGGVANSQGSLNSVASQIKKKKLKKSAFITKQGNFVGGGTSDVLNALAAYLKYFEGTARDDWQELHERLRNAETREGASFGILFGPVLQLGVVSRRRVYNEAIKYEKDRNGGFLSPFGYSCFTIASVADHVCSREWYHILASRSQVDSTERYSTRYWRWKGHLIQYAVMGGEGPAILLVHGFGAFLEHYRDNITDIVEGGNRVWAITLVGFGRSEKPNVVYTELMWAELLRNFIIDVVGEPVHLVGNSFGGYFVSIVAGLWPALAKSVVLLNSAGHYIPGYSSVPPSKERKTTGIAWLGARGLSFYLRLSFRNLVKRCYPTKTDRADKGLLNEMVRASYDPGVLVVLESIFTFDPSIPLNYLLKGFKRKVLIIQGMKDPISDSKTKVTVVKKHFKEIAIKELDAGHCPHDELPEEVNSIIREWVINIESEPEILKQTAKDGSRIAAT, via the exons ATGGCGATGCTTATCTTCTCCCGCACTCCAACTGTCACAGATCGCCGCCGCTCCGTTTCACTCACTCCCGTCCGATCTTCTTCTCCGCCAACCGTCAGATTTTCCACTCTGAACACCGTTGCAAGTTCCAATGGGGTAAAAACCACAGGTGCCGCAGTTATTTGGTACAAAAGCGATCTTCGTGTTGATGATCATCCAGCTCTATTTGCAGCTTCTAAACACTCGACGGTTGTTCCGCTGTATGTCTTCGATCACCGGATTCTTCGCG ACTTCAATGAGGAATTCTTTGAGCTTCTGCTGTTTGCTGTGAAGGATCTGAGAGATTCGTTAAAGGATTTGGGATCTAATCTGATGATCAGGTTCGGGAAGACGGAATCTGTTATTCAAGATCTTGTAAAAGAGGTTGTTACCTTGAAGTTTG GGTTGGAACAGGTTAGGGCTGCCAATGTTTACACACAAGAAGAAGTGGAATATGACTCGCGGTTGGTGATTGATAAAGTTAGAGAAAATTTAGGAGATGTgttttttgaaaaagattttcctAAAGTATCGCTATGGAGTACTCCTTTTTATGATATAAAG AATATGATGGACCTTCCATTGTCATATGACGAGTTTCAACGATTAAAGCTGCCTGTGCTTTCGCCCCTTTCAGCCCCAAATTTACCTGGTGTGGTGCCAGATTTGGAATGGG GTCCTCTACCGACACTTAATGATTTGAAGGAGTTTATGGATGAAAGTCCATACAAGCTAAAAGATAGCTGGAGTTTGATCAAGAACACTTCTGCTGAATATGTACTGCAGAATGATAGGATTCTTATGTCAGGTGGTGTGGCTAACAGTCAGGGCAGTTTGAACTCCGTTGCTTCTCAAATCAAGAAAAAGAAATTGAAAAAATCAGCATTTATAACAAAACAAGGAAATTTTGTTGGAGGTGGAACTAGTGATGTGCTTAATGCATTGGCTGCATATTTGAAATATTTTGAGGGTACCGCACGGGATGATTGGCAGGA ATTGCATGAAAGATTACGTAATGCTGAAACCCGTGAAGGAGCTTCATTTGGTATCCTTTTTGGACCTGTCCTTCAGCTTGGAGTCGTCTCTAGAAGAAGAGTATATAATGAGGCCATTAAGTATGAGAAAGACCGAAATGGTGGATTCCTGTCACCCTTTGGTTACTCATGCTTCACTATAGCTTCAGTAGCTGATCATGTTTGCTCAAGAGAG TGGTATCATATTTTGGCTTCAAGAAGTCAAGTGGATTCCACCGAAAGATATTCTACTCGTTACTGGAGGTGGAAAGGTCATCTAATACAG TATGCTGTTATGGGTGGTGAAGGTCCTGCTATCCTTCTTGTACATGGTTTCGGTGCGTTTTTGGAGCATTACCGTGACAATATTACTGACATAGTTGAAGGTGGCAACCGGGTTTGGGCCATCACACTTGTCGGTTTTGGCAGATCAGAGAAACCAAATGTTGTATACACTGAACTTATGTGGGCTGAGTTACTAAGAAATTTTATAATTGATGTTGTTGGGGAACCGGTTCATCTTGTTGGGAACTCGTTTGGAG GCTATTTTGTATCTATTGTTGCTGGCTTGTGGCCTGCTTTAGCTAAGTCTGTGGTGCTCTTAAATAGTGCTGGCCATTATATTCCAGGATATTCTTCTGTACCTCCTTCTAAG GAAAGGAAAACTACAGGGATTGCATGGTTAGGTGCCAGGGGACTTTCATTCTACCTGAGACTGAGCTTTAGGAATTTAGTAAAGCGTTGCTACCCGACT AAAACAGACCGTGCTGATAAAGGGCTCCTCAATGAGATGGTAAGGGCA TCATATGACCCTGGTGTTCTGGTGGTCCTTGAAAGCATCTTCACTTTTGATCCTTCAATCCCTTTGAATTATCTACTCAAAGGATTCAAGAGAAAGGTCCTTATTATCCAG GGCATGAAAGACCCAATATCAGATTCGAAGACCAAAGTAACTGTTGTTAAGAAACACTTTAAAGAAATTGCAATTAAGGAGCTAGATGCAG GCCACTGCCCCCATGATGAGCTACCAGAGGAAGTTAACTCCATCATCCGCGAATGGGTGATCAATATTGAAAGTGAGCCCGAGATTTTGAAACAAACAGCCAAAGATGGAAGCCGAATTGCAGCAACCTGA